Proteins found in one Allorhizobium pseudoryzae genomic segment:
- a CDS encoding flagellar motor protein MotA, which yields MVNDTLGDVNGSELAPRNQGYKLSNPVPFLWTMVVFLIIVGFIVAILYRQAHTAFMTNPGLNGLILGVLAIGIILIFTQVMSLIPEVRWFNSFRAAGSADRVGRDPKLLAPMRALIGRSQRVALSAPILRSILDSIGTRLDETRDISRYLIGLLVFLGLLGTFWGLIGTIGSISEVIQGLDPNSGNGNDVLTALKSGLTAPLAGMGTAFSSSLLGLSGSLILGFLDLQAGRAQNRFYTELENWLSSVTEVDGGETVVDPAAGNVSDEMRRIVEQLRKLVTAQTKAEAGQTEKSLTALSNLADGIQGLVKNMRNEQQMLRDWIEAQQEESKAMRRTLDRLSDKIAGK from the coding sequence TCCTGATCATCGTCGGCTTCATCGTCGCGATCCTGTATCGCCAGGCCCACACCGCCTTCATGACGAATCCGGGCCTTAACGGCCTCATTCTCGGGGTTCTGGCAATCGGCATCATCCTGATTTTCACGCAGGTGATGAGCCTCATTCCGGAGGTGCGCTGGTTCAACTCCTTCCGCGCCGCGGGCAGTGCAGACCGGGTGGGCCGGGATCCGAAGCTGTTGGCCCCTATGCGTGCACTGATCGGGCGAAGCCAGCGGGTGGCGCTCTCGGCCCCCATCCTGCGCTCCATTCTCGATTCGATCGGCACGCGACTGGATGAAACTCGCGACATTTCGCGTTATCTCATCGGGCTCCTCGTCTTTCTCGGCCTGCTCGGCACCTTCTGGGGCCTGATCGGCACGATCGGCTCGATCAGCGAGGTGATCCAGGGCCTCGATCCGAATTCCGGCAATGGCAACGATGTTTTGACGGCGCTGAAGAGTGGCCTCACCGCGCCGCTCGCCGGCATGGGCACGGCCTTCTCCTCCTCGCTTCTCGGTCTTTCCGGTTCGCTGATTCTCGGTTTCCTCGACCTGCAGGCGGGGCGGGCGCAGAACCGCTTCTATACCGAGCTGGAAAACTGGCTGTCTTCGGTGACGGAAGTCGATGGCGGCGAGACGGTGGTTGATCCGGCTGCCGGCAATGTCTCCGACGAGATGCGCCGCATCGTCGAGCAGCTGCGCAAGCTGGTGACCGCCCAGACGAAGGCTGAAGCCGGGCAGACGGAAAAGTCGCTGACCGCGCTCAGCAATCTCGCCGATGGTATCCAGGGCCTGGTCAAGAACATGCGCAACGAACAGCAGATGCTGCGCGACTGGATCGAGGCCCAGCAGGAGGAATCCAAGGCGATGCGCCGCACGCTGGATCGTCTGTCCGACAAGATCGCGGGGAAATAA